The Gemmatimonadota bacterium genome includes the window AGCCGCGACTCGGGGGCGCCGATGACAAGCACGCGGGCGGCGCCTCGCAGCGCGGCGAACGCCGCCGCCGACAGCCCCACGGGCCCGGCGCCCTGAACGAGCACCGTGTCGCCGAGCGCGATGTCGGCGCGGTCCACGGCGGCGAACCCGGTGAACAGTCCGCAGCCGCCCCCGATCACGTCGTCGGCTTCCAGGCCGTCAGGTAATCCCAGCACGCGCACGCCGGGCAGCAGGTGGATCGCTTCGGCCCAGCCGCCGAGGGGGCCGTCGTCGGCGGAGTAGGTGATGCCGTAGACGCGCCGGCTGGGGCAGCGGTTGGGTTGCGCGGCGACGAGGCAGTGGTAGCAGTCGCCGCACACCTCGTGCACGTCGTAGAACGTGACCACGTCGCCGACCGCGAGCGGGCGTCCGAGCGCGTCCGCGTCCACGCCGCGGGTCTCGGCGACGCGCCCTACGCTCACGTGGCCTGGGACGATGGGGTAGGGCACCCCGGCCAGGCGGCCGTGCCAGAGATGCACGTCCGTGCCGCACACCTCGCTGGCGAGGGTTTCGAGCAGCACGGAGCCCGGCCGCAGAACCGGGTCCGGCAGATCCCGAAGCTCGATCGGGGCTTCCGGACCCGGCATGACCGCAGCGCGGATCGTCACGGCGCGCCTCGGGGCCGACTCAGTCGGTCGCCTCCTTCGGCGCGGGGCCGTTCTCCCAG containing:
- a CDS encoding zinc-binding dehydrogenase — protein: MTIRAAVMPGPEAPIELRDLPDPVLRPGSVLLETLASEVCGTDVHLWHGRLAGVPYPIVPGHVSVGRVAETRGVDADALGRPLAVGDVVTFYDVHEVCGDCYHCLVAAQPNRCPSRRVYGITYSADDGPLGGWAEAIHLLPGVRVLGLPDGLEADDVIGGGCGLFTGFAAVDRADIALGDTVLVQGAGPVGLSAAAFAALRGAARVLVIGAPESRLDLARRLGADTAWDVTATSADERAAAVAEATAGRGPDVVIEATGNPAAVPEGLTLVRDGGTYVIAGHYTDAGEVALNPHTMVNRKHARVLGQWGTDFRHVVRALALLGKHRSRLPFRDVIGNRYGLAEAQAALEDVAALRVTKAVIVP